A DNA window from Impatiens glandulifera chromosome 7, dImpGla2.1, whole genome shotgun sequence contains the following coding sequences:
- the LOC124910151 gene encoding cellulose synthase-like protein G3 — protein sequence MELRTFNQPLHTVRNSRLLVFNRLFAIVYLFAIIALFYRHFISISNSPDFLSFSLLAADIVLTFVWITTQAFRFRPVRRRQFPINLLGSVTKKELLAVDVFVCTTDPLKEPPVSLMNTVLSAMAYDYPVEKISVYVSDDGGSDLTLFALMETVKFAKRWLPFCRDNNVMERSPRAFFRSDYQRCAEIDELESMYKKLESSIENVVERGKVDDELIAGENDRRVFAGWLQGSFTAKDHPTIIQVLLENEKDKDATGQPMPNLVYVSREKKPTFAHNFKAGALNTLIRVSAIMTNAPILAVQDCDMYSNDPQTLNRAMCYFSDPQMKFNLGCVQFAQRFHGINKNDIYSCEVKRIFQIHCAGMDGLNGPSLVGSGVFFSRRALFECPSCLVTTEIPELMPDHIVDKPITAQSSLNIAHQLASCNYEKNNISWGTKRGFRYGSLVEDFYTGYALHCQGWKSVFCNPDRAAFLGDVPITLNDLLVQIGRWSIGVYEVAFSKYSPITYGMRRMGLLMGLCYSYSAFWPIVAIPITIYAFIPQLALLHGKSIFPKVSLGWFLLYAFLFVGSYAQDCLEYIVFKGTLSRWWSDQRMWLIKGLTSFLFGTIEFITKCLGITLPDFKLTSKVMVMEQRKKYEQGIFYFGVHSPMFVVLLMAAMLNLAALAAGIWWSVKGGEVDLNRFLIQMLIAGFGVVNGWPVYEAVVIRSDEGKIPLKTTIVSLLLFWPLYIITSFLFVN from the exons ATGGAGCTCCGTACCTTCAATCAGCCTCTTCATACGGTCCGGAATTCTCGTCTGCTCGTATTCAACCGCCTATTTGCGATTGTTTACTTGTTTGCAATCATCGCTTTGTTCTACCGTCATTTCATATCCATTTCTAATTCCCCCGATTTTCTCTCCTTTTCTCTCCTCGCCGCCGACATTGTGCTGACGTTCGTATGGATCACCACTCAGGCTTTTCGATTCCGTCCGGTCCGCCGACGTCAGTTTCCGATAAATCTACTTGGATCAGTGACGAAGAAAGAACTTCTTGCGGTTGACGTGTTCGTTTGCACGACGGATCCGCTTAAGGAACCGCCTGTTAGTCTGATGAACACAGTTCTTTCGGCGATGGCTTACGATTATCCGGTGGAGAAGATTTCAGTCTATGTATCTGACGACGGAGGATCTGATTTGACTCTGTTTGCATTAATGGAAACGGTTAAGTTTGCAAAACGCTGGTTGCCGTTCTGTAGAGATAATAACGTCATGGAGAGATCTCCTCGCGCGTTTTTCCGATCAGATTATCAAAGATGCGCGGAGATTGATGAACTCGAG AGCATGTACAAAAAATTGGAGTCGAGCATAGAGAATGTTGTGGAAAGAGGTAAAGTTGACGACGAACTCATCGCCGGCGAAAACGACCGGCGAGTTTTCGCCGGTTGGTTACAGGGATCATTTACTGCTAAAGATCACCCTACGATTATTCAG GTATTGCTGGAAAATGAAAAAGACAAGGATGCCACTGGCCAACCAATGCCAAACCTTGTATATGTATCAAGAGAAAAAAAACCTACATTTGCTCACAATTTCAAGGCTGGTGCCCTTAATACCCTG ATTCGGGTGTCTGCGATCATGACGAACGCTCCAATCCTGGCGGTCCAGGACTGCGACATGTACTCAAATGATCCCCAAACATTGAACCGTGCGATGTGTTATTTCTCCGACCCACAAATGAAGTTCAATTTGGGATGTGTTCAATTTGCTCAGCGTTTTCATGGGATCAACAAGAACGATATATACTCGTGTGAGGTTAAACGCATATTTCAAATCCATTGCGCGGGAATGGATGGGTTGAACGGCCCGAGCCTTGTAGGCTCGGGAGTCTTCTTCTCTAGACGGGCCTTGTTCGAGTGTCCGTCCTGTCTGGTCACTACAGAGATTCCAGAGCTTATGCCTGACCACATTGTTGACAAGCCAATTACGGCCCAATCCAGTTTAAACATAGCCCATCAACTTGCAAGTTGCAATTATGAGAAGAATAATATCTCATGGGGTACCAag agGGGCTTTAGATACGGATCGCTGGTAGAAGATTTCTACACGGGCTACGCCTTGCATTGCCAAGGCTGGAAGTCGGTGTTTTGCAATCCCGATAGGGCAGCATTCCTTGGGGATGTGCCGATCACCCTCAACGATTTGCTAGTCCAAATTGGGCGATGGTCCATTGGAGTTTATGAGGTCGCGTTTTCTAAGTATAGCCCAATAACATACGGCATGCGTCGCATGGGACTTCTAATGGGCCTATGCTACTCATACTCCGCGTTTTGGCCCATAGTTGCCATTCCCATAACTATATATGCATTCATTCCACAACTAGCACTCCTTCATGGCAAATCCATTTTCCCAAAG GTCTCTCTCGGGTGGTTTTTGTTGTACGCGTTCCTCTTTGTCGGGTCCTACGCACAAGATTGCCTCGAATACATAGTATTCAAAGGGACGTTATCAAGATGGTGGAGTGATCAAAGGATGTGGCTCATTAAAGGGCTAACATCATTCCTATTCGGTACAATCGAATTCATTACAAAATGTTTGGGCATAACATTACCGGATTTTAAATTGACGAGTAAAGTGATGGTGATGGAACAACGTAAGAAGTATGAACAAGGGATATTTTACTTCGGAGTTCACTCTCCCATGTTCGTGGTCTTGTTGATGGCAGCCATGTTAAATTTGGCAGCATTGGCTGCAGGAATATGGTGGTCGGTAAAAGGAGGAGAGGTCGATTTAAACCGGTTTTTAATTCAAATGTTAATTGCCGGTTTTGGAGTAGTGAATGGTTGGCCGGTTTATGAGGCAGTGGTGATCAGAAGTGATGAGGGAAAGATCCCTTTGAAGACTACTATTGTTTCGTTACTTCTCTTCTGGCCTCTTTATATTATCACATCTTTCTTATTtgtaaactaa
- the LOC124944856 gene encoding auxin response factor 9-like isoform X1, producing MTSGMTFPMQNSSHEVDELYRELWKGCAGPLVEIPREGERVFYFPQGHMEQLEASTNQELNQRIPLFDPPSKILCSVSHIKLMAEQDSDEVYAQVTLMPEQDPHEPKSPNLSPTELPRPTVHSFTKVLTASDTSTHGGFSVLRKHATECLPPLDMTQQTPTQELVAKDLHGMEWRFKHIYRGQPRRHLLTTGWSTFVTSKRLVAGDTFVFLRAENGELRVGVRRSARQQSSMPSSVISSQSMHLGVLATALHAVNTQTRFVVFYKPRTSQYIISFNKCLEADSKGFASVGMRFKMRFEGEDTPERRFTGTIVGVEDLSPHWKGSPWRSLKVQWDERASIARPDRVSPWEIESFEPSIPSNVQSALTKNKRPRPPNEFPSLVDSTSSSTSVVWNPSHHQPVQQTFSHDNVHKNVTSNDAEDNKTPLTWSILSGHPPMAMINSAEKKSDHLTDQNSETISCYRLFGVDLKSSSVSASAEKASDDNIEECRPNTVLAMETGPESNFSKDSREQNQGQSQLSLKEIQSKQISSSRSRTKVQMQGFAVGRAVDLSGLKGYEELINELEDMFEIKGELYLPNKWQIVFTDDEGDMMLMGDDPWQEFCNMVRRIFICSSQDVKKMRVGSKLPLSSSADSEGTILTIDAAES from the exons ATGACAAGTGGAATGACATTTCCTATGCAAAATTCCTCACATGAAG TAGATGAACTATACAGAGAGTTATGGAAGGGCTGTGCAGGTCCACTGGTGGAGATCCCACGCGAAGGAGAGAGAGTGTTTTATTTTCCACAAGGTCATATGGAACAG TTGGAGGCTTCCACAAATCAAGAATTAAATCAGAGGATTCCTTTATTCGATCCTCCATCCAAAATTCTTTGTAGTGTTTCTCACATTAAGCTTATG GCTGAGCAAGACTCTGATGAAGTTTATGCACAAGTTACTTTAATGCCGGAGCAAGAT CCTCATGAGCCTAAAAGCCCTAATTTGAGTCCCACCGAACTTCCAAGGCCTACAGTCCATTCATTCACAAAGGTTTTAACTGCATCCGACACGAGTACTCATGGGGGATTTTCAGTCCTTAGAAAGCATGCTACCGAATGTCTCCCTCCCTTG GACATGACTCAACAAACACCAACACAGGAACTGGTAGCCAAAGACCTTCATGGCATGGAATGGAGATTTAAGCATATCTATCGAG GTCAGCCTAGGAGGCACTTACTGACAACAGGATGGAGTACCTTTGTCACCTCCAAGAGATTAGTTGCTGGAGATACTTTTGTCTTCCTGAG GGCAGAAAATGGTGAATTACGTGTTGGTGTTAGACGGAGTGCTCGCCAACAGAGTTCTATGCCATCTTCTGTGATTTCAAGTCAGAGCATGCATCTTGGGGTGCTTGCTACTGCTTTACATGCTGTTAACACTCAAACCCGGTTTGTAGTTTTTTACAAGCCAAG GACTAGCCAATATATCATAAGTTTTAACAAATGCCTAGAAGCTGATAGTAAAGGATTTGCTTCTGTTGGCATGAGATTCAAAATGAGATTCGAGGGAGAAGACACTCCTGAGAGAAG GTTCACAGGAACAATAGTTGGAGTTGAGGATCTTTCACCCCATTGGAAAGGTTCTCCATGGCGTTCACTAAAG GTCCAATGGGACGAACGTGCATCCATAGCAAGACCTGATAGAGTATCCCCATGGGAAATAGAGTCTTTTGAGCCATCTATTCCTTCAAACGTTCAATCAGCTTTAACAAAGAACAAAAGACCTCGACCACCAAATGAATTTCCATCACTTG TAGACTCAACGTCATCAAGTACATCAGTTGTGTGGAATCCTTCTCATCATCAGCCAGTACAGCAAACTTTCAGCCATGATAATGTTCATAAGAACGTTACTTCCAATGATGCAGAAGATAATAAGACTCCCCTTACATGGTCTATCCTTTCAGGGCATCCCCCCATGGCCATGATAAACTCTGCAGAAAAAAAGAGCGATCATCTGACTGATCAGAATTCCGAAACAATTTCTTGTTATCGATTGTTTGGAGTGGATTTGAAAAGTTCTTCGGTTAGTGCTTCAGCTGAGAAGGCGTCCGATGATAACATAGAAGAATGCAGGCCAAATACTGTATTAGCTATGGAAACTGGCCCGGAATCCAACTTCTCTAAGGATTCCAGGGAACAAAATCAAGGACAATCGCAATTGTCCCTAAAGGAGATTCAGAGCAAGCAAATTTCCTCTTCTAGAAGTCGAACCAAG GTCCAAATGCAGGGATTTGCAGTGGGGAGGGCTGTGGACTTGAGTGGTTTGAAAGGGTATGAAGAGCTTATAAATGAATTGGAGGATATGTTTGAAATCAAGGGCGAGCTATATCTTCCAAATAAATGGCAGATAGTGTTCACTGATGACGAAGGGGATATGATGCTGATGGGTGACGATCCGTGGCA GGAATTCTGTAATATGGTGAGAAGGATTTTCATTTGTTCTAGCCAAGATGTTAAGAAAATGAGAGTTGGAAGCAAGCTTCCTCTGTCCTCTTCTGCTGACAGCGAAGGGACTATTCTCACCATAGATGCAGCCGAAAGCTAG
- the LOC124944856 gene encoding auxin response factor 9-like isoform X3 yields MTSGMTFPMQNSSHEVDELYRELWKGCAGPLVEIPREGERVFYFPQGHMEQLEASTNQELNQRIPLFDPPSKILCSVSHIKLMAEQDSDEVYAQVTLMPEQDPHEPKSPNLSPTELPRPTVHSFTKVLTASDTSTHGGFSVLRKHATECLPPLDMTQQTPTQELVAKDLHGMEWRFKHIYRGQPRRHLLTTGWSTFVTSKRLVAGDTFVFLRAENGELRVGVRRSARQQSSMPSSVISSQSMHLGVLATALHAVNTQTRFVVFYKPRTSQYIISFNKCLEADSKGFASVGMRFKMRFEGEDTPERRFTGTIVGVEDLSPHWKGSPWRSLKVQWDERASIARPDRVSPWEIESFEPSIPSNVQSALTKNKRPRPPNEFPSLDSTSSSTSVVWNPSHHQPVQQTFSHDNVHKNVTSNDAEDNKTPLTWSILSGHPPMAMINSAEKKSDHLTDQNSETISCYRLFGVDLKSSSVSASAEKASDDNIEECRPNTVLAMETGPESNFSKDSREQNQGQSQLSLKEIQSKQISSSRSRTKVQMQGFAVGRAVDLSGLKGYEELINELEDMFEIKGELYLPNKWQIVFTDDEGDMMLMGDDPWQEFCNMVRRIFICSSQDVKKMRVGSKLPLSSSADSEGTILTIDAAES; encoded by the exons ATGACAAGTGGAATGACATTTCCTATGCAAAATTCCTCACATGAAG TAGATGAACTATACAGAGAGTTATGGAAGGGCTGTGCAGGTCCACTGGTGGAGATCCCACGCGAAGGAGAGAGAGTGTTTTATTTTCCACAAGGTCATATGGAACAG TTGGAGGCTTCCACAAATCAAGAATTAAATCAGAGGATTCCTTTATTCGATCCTCCATCCAAAATTCTTTGTAGTGTTTCTCACATTAAGCTTATG GCTGAGCAAGACTCTGATGAAGTTTATGCACAAGTTACTTTAATGCCGGAGCAAGAT CCTCATGAGCCTAAAAGCCCTAATTTGAGTCCCACCGAACTTCCAAGGCCTACAGTCCATTCATTCACAAAGGTTTTAACTGCATCCGACACGAGTACTCATGGGGGATTTTCAGTCCTTAGAAAGCATGCTACCGAATGTCTCCCTCCCTTG GACATGACTCAACAAACACCAACACAGGAACTGGTAGCCAAAGACCTTCATGGCATGGAATGGAGATTTAAGCATATCTATCGAG GTCAGCCTAGGAGGCACTTACTGACAACAGGATGGAGTACCTTTGTCACCTCCAAGAGATTAGTTGCTGGAGATACTTTTGTCTTCCTGAG GGCAGAAAATGGTGAATTACGTGTTGGTGTTAGACGGAGTGCTCGCCAACAGAGTTCTATGCCATCTTCTGTGATTTCAAGTCAGAGCATGCATCTTGGGGTGCTTGCTACTGCTTTACATGCTGTTAACACTCAAACCCGGTTTGTAGTTTTTTACAAGCCAAG GACTAGCCAATATATCATAAGTTTTAACAAATGCCTAGAAGCTGATAGTAAAGGATTTGCTTCTGTTGGCATGAGATTCAAAATGAGATTCGAGGGAGAAGACACTCCTGAGAGAAG GTTCACAGGAACAATAGTTGGAGTTGAGGATCTTTCACCCCATTGGAAAGGTTCTCCATGGCGTTCACTAAAG GTCCAATGGGACGAACGTGCATCCATAGCAAGACCTGATAGAGTATCCCCATGGGAAATAGAGTCTTTTGAGCCATCTATTCCTTCAAACGTTCAATCAGCTTTAACAAAGAACAAAAGACCTCGACCACCAAATGAATTTCCATCACTTG ACTCAACGTCATCAAGTACATCAGTTGTGTGGAATCCTTCTCATCATCAGCCAGTACAGCAAACTTTCAGCCATGATAATGTTCATAAGAACGTTACTTCCAATGATGCAGAAGATAATAAGACTCCCCTTACATGGTCTATCCTTTCAGGGCATCCCCCCATGGCCATGATAAACTCTGCAGAAAAAAAGAGCGATCATCTGACTGATCAGAATTCCGAAACAATTTCTTGTTATCGATTGTTTGGAGTGGATTTGAAAAGTTCTTCGGTTAGTGCTTCAGCTGAGAAGGCGTCCGATGATAACATAGAAGAATGCAGGCCAAATACTGTATTAGCTATGGAAACTGGCCCGGAATCCAACTTCTCTAAGGATTCCAGGGAACAAAATCAAGGACAATCGCAATTGTCCCTAAAGGAGATTCAGAGCAAGCAAATTTCCTCTTCTAGAAGTCGAACCAAG GTCCAAATGCAGGGATTTGCAGTGGGGAGGGCTGTGGACTTGAGTGGTTTGAAAGGGTATGAAGAGCTTATAAATGAATTGGAGGATATGTTTGAAATCAAGGGCGAGCTATATCTTCCAAATAAATGGCAGATAGTGTTCACTGATGACGAAGGGGATATGATGCTGATGGGTGACGATCCGTGGCA GGAATTCTGTAATATGGTGAGAAGGATTTTCATTTGTTCTAGCCAAGATGTTAAGAAAATGAGAGTTGGAAGCAAGCTTCCTCTGTCCTCTTCTGCTGACAGCGAAGGGACTATTCTCACCATAGATGCAGCCGAAAGCTAG
- the LOC124944856 gene encoding auxin response factor 9-like isoform X2, whose protein sequence is MTSGMTFPMQNSSHEDELYRELWKGCAGPLVEIPREGERVFYFPQGHMEQLEASTNQELNQRIPLFDPPSKILCSVSHIKLMAEQDSDEVYAQVTLMPEQDPHEPKSPNLSPTELPRPTVHSFTKVLTASDTSTHGGFSVLRKHATECLPPLDMTQQTPTQELVAKDLHGMEWRFKHIYRGQPRRHLLTTGWSTFVTSKRLVAGDTFVFLRAENGELRVGVRRSARQQSSMPSSVISSQSMHLGVLATALHAVNTQTRFVVFYKPRTSQYIISFNKCLEADSKGFASVGMRFKMRFEGEDTPERRFTGTIVGVEDLSPHWKGSPWRSLKVQWDERASIARPDRVSPWEIESFEPSIPSNVQSALTKNKRPRPPNEFPSLVDSTSSSTSVVWNPSHHQPVQQTFSHDNVHKNVTSNDAEDNKTPLTWSILSGHPPMAMINSAEKKSDHLTDQNSETISCYRLFGVDLKSSSVSASAEKASDDNIEECRPNTVLAMETGPESNFSKDSREQNQGQSQLSLKEIQSKQISSSRSRTKVQMQGFAVGRAVDLSGLKGYEELINELEDMFEIKGELYLPNKWQIVFTDDEGDMMLMGDDPWQEFCNMVRRIFICSSQDVKKMRVGSKLPLSSSADSEGTILTIDAAES, encoded by the exons ATGACAAGTGGAATGACATTTCCTATGCAAAATTCCTCACATGAAG ATGAACTATACAGAGAGTTATGGAAGGGCTGTGCAGGTCCACTGGTGGAGATCCCACGCGAAGGAGAGAGAGTGTTTTATTTTCCACAAGGTCATATGGAACAG TTGGAGGCTTCCACAAATCAAGAATTAAATCAGAGGATTCCTTTATTCGATCCTCCATCCAAAATTCTTTGTAGTGTTTCTCACATTAAGCTTATG GCTGAGCAAGACTCTGATGAAGTTTATGCACAAGTTACTTTAATGCCGGAGCAAGAT CCTCATGAGCCTAAAAGCCCTAATTTGAGTCCCACCGAACTTCCAAGGCCTACAGTCCATTCATTCACAAAGGTTTTAACTGCATCCGACACGAGTACTCATGGGGGATTTTCAGTCCTTAGAAAGCATGCTACCGAATGTCTCCCTCCCTTG GACATGACTCAACAAACACCAACACAGGAACTGGTAGCCAAAGACCTTCATGGCATGGAATGGAGATTTAAGCATATCTATCGAG GTCAGCCTAGGAGGCACTTACTGACAACAGGATGGAGTACCTTTGTCACCTCCAAGAGATTAGTTGCTGGAGATACTTTTGTCTTCCTGAG GGCAGAAAATGGTGAATTACGTGTTGGTGTTAGACGGAGTGCTCGCCAACAGAGTTCTATGCCATCTTCTGTGATTTCAAGTCAGAGCATGCATCTTGGGGTGCTTGCTACTGCTTTACATGCTGTTAACACTCAAACCCGGTTTGTAGTTTTTTACAAGCCAAG GACTAGCCAATATATCATAAGTTTTAACAAATGCCTAGAAGCTGATAGTAAAGGATTTGCTTCTGTTGGCATGAGATTCAAAATGAGATTCGAGGGAGAAGACACTCCTGAGAGAAG GTTCACAGGAACAATAGTTGGAGTTGAGGATCTTTCACCCCATTGGAAAGGTTCTCCATGGCGTTCACTAAAG GTCCAATGGGACGAACGTGCATCCATAGCAAGACCTGATAGAGTATCCCCATGGGAAATAGAGTCTTTTGAGCCATCTATTCCTTCAAACGTTCAATCAGCTTTAACAAAGAACAAAAGACCTCGACCACCAAATGAATTTCCATCACTTG TAGACTCAACGTCATCAAGTACATCAGTTGTGTGGAATCCTTCTCATCATCAGCCAGTACAGCAAACTTTCAGCCATGATAATGTTCATAAGAACGTTACTTCCAATGATGCAGAAGATAATAAGACTCCCCTTACATGGTCTATCCTTTCAGGGCATCCCCCCATGGCCATGATAAACTCTGCAGAAAAAAAGAGCGATCATCTGACTGATCAGAATTCCGAAACAATTTCTTGTTATCGATTGTTTGGAGTGGATTTGAAAAGTTCTTCGGTTAGTGCTTCAGCTGAGAAGGCGTCCGATGATAACATAGAAGAATGCAGGCCAAATACTGTATTAGCTATGGAAACTGGCCCGGAATCCAACTTCTCTAAGGATTCCAGGGAACAAAATCAAGGACAATCGCAATTGTCCCTAAAGGAGATTCAGAGCAAGCAAATTTCCTCTTCTAGAAGTCGAACCAAG GTCCAAATGCAGGGATTTGCAGTGGGGAGGGCTGTGGACTTGAGTGGTTTGAAAGGGTATGAAGAGCTTATAAATGAATTGGAGGATATGTTTGAAATCAAGGGCGAGCTATATCTTCCAAATAAATGGCAGATAGTGTTCACTGATGACGAAGGGGATATGATGCTGATGGGTGACGATCCGTGGCA GGAATTCTGTAATATGGTGAGAAGGATTTTCATTTGTTCTAGCCAAGATGTTAAGAAAATGAGAGTTGGAAGCAAGCTTCCTCTGTCCTCTTCTGCTGACAGCGAAGGGACTATTCTCACCATAGATGCAGCCGAAAGCTAG